A stretch of Candidatus Poribacteria bacterium DNA encodes these proteins:
- a CDS encoding rhodanese-like domain-containing protein: protein MNQTEFYQAKLNYETDSWDLYEALNNGESIVVIDARSAEAHALEHIPTSINIPHRTMSEATTRELDKSKVYVTYCDGIGCNASTKGALNMAKLGFNVKELMGGLDWWKRDGYETKGEQGVPGTEVVCGC, encoded by the coding sequence ATGAATCAAACCGAATTTTACCAAGCAAAACTCAATTACGAAACGGATTCTTGGGATCTCTATGAAGCACTCAATAACGGAGAATCTATCGTTGTCATAGATGCTCGTTCCGCAGAGGCTCACGCACTTGAACATATACCAACATCCATAAATATCCCGCATCGAACAATGTCTGAGGCGACTACACGTGAACTCGATAAATCTAAGGTGTATGTGACCTACTGTGACGGTATCGGCTGTAATGCTTCTACCAAAGGTGCTTTAAATATGGCGAAGTTGGGGTTTAATGTTAAAGAGTTGATGGGTGGTTTAGATTGGTGGAAGCGCGATGGCTATGAAACGAAAGGCGAACAAGGCGTTCCGGGAACTGAAGTTGTGTGCGGGTGTTAA
- a CDS encoding phytanoyl-CoA dioxygenase family protein, with amino-acid sequence MPKKFTDAQLDELLAKGYLIVPDYYSGEQLAEMQAAQRRVLPTWEEVKDDPPPGRATLTEFPPAEMALLRAIVDPDAWAFARKFLKTEHIHYRAGCMIARYPGFKGPGVGSDPSNLHIDNGNNSLLPQSESAREFGQLGFWVHLEDVDADQAPLRLLAKEHGRDTSEYEPLICKGGTLCIFNNYTLHSASDYLREDGQRYTWGFGLGRADHYWEGFRHYTDKGRNPTFSKFIGTLTAAEREVFRFPPAGHPYYTPQTLKALEEQYPGWNTRGEY; translated from the coding sequence ATGCCTAAGAAATTTACCGATGCACAGCTGGATGAACTCTTAGCGAAAGGCTATTTAATTGTACCCGACTACTATTCAGGTGAACAACTTGCGGAGATGCAGGCTGCCCAACGCCGTGTACTCCCGACATGGGAAGAAGTTAAGGATGACCCGCCACCCGGTAGAGCGACTTTGACCGAATTCCCGCCCGCTGAAATGGCGTTATTACGTGCGATCGTGGACCCCGATGCCTGGGCATTCGCACGTAAATTTCTGAAAACGGAGCATATTCACTACCGTGCTGGGTGTATGATTGCACGCTATCCCGGATTTAAAGGCCCGGGTGTCGGTAGCGATCCAAGCAATTTGCACATTGATAACGGCAACAACTCACTGCTACCACAGTCCGAGAGTGCTCGTGAATTCGGGCAACTCGGCTTTTGGGTACACCTTGAGGATGTTGACGCAGATCAGGCACCGCTTAGACTACTTGCTAAGGAACACGGACGGGATACCTCTGAATACGAACCGCTTATTTGTAAAGGCGGAACCCTCTGTATTTTCAACAACTATACACTGCATTCGGCAAGCGATTATCTACGCGAGGACGGACAACGCTACACGTGGGGCTTCGGTCTCGGACGCGCAGACCACTATTGGGAAGGTTTTCGGCACTACACAGACAAAGGTCGGAATCCAACGTTCTCGAAATTCATCGGCACACTGACAGCAGCAGAGCGTGAAGTCTTTCGATTTCCGCCTGCGGGTCACCCATACTACACGCCCCAAACGCTTAAGGCATTAGAAGAACAGTACCCGGGCTGGAACACACGCGGCGAATATTGA